A window of Rufibacter sp. LB8 contains these coding sequences:
- a CDS encoding DUF350 domain-containing protein produces MESLVSYKLISASLIYSFMGIAILVFSFWLIEMITPENIWKEILEKQNMALAIIFAAFILAVAIIIGASVHG; encoded by the coding sequence ATGGAATCTTTAGTTAGCTACAAACTTATTTCGGCTTCGCTCATTTACTCGTTTATGGGCATAGCTATTCTGGTTTTCTCTTTCTGGCTCATTGAGATGATCACGCCGGAGAATATCTGGAAAGAGATTCTGGAGAAACAGAACATGGCCCTGGCCATCATTTTTGCGGCGTTCATTTTAGCCGTTGCCATCATCAT